The following are encoded together in the Triticum dicoccoides isolate Atlit2015 ecotype Zavitan chromosome 6B, WEW_v2.0, whole genome shotgun sequence genome:
- the LOC119323828 gene encoding BTB/POZ and MATH domain-containing protein 3-like, which yields MAFAGVSLIADGRLCASTESVFNCGADSGYHWLVVEGYSRTKETTPNGKWIQSRPFIVGGRRWKVRYYPNGYGENDQEFISLFLSQDEYLRNYVQAHVVFSFIDQPELRVPNLICQSQPCYFYYGCSLSDQPGRFVTREAFERSSHLKNDSFVLRCDVVVLDKKDDESDEEEEEEEEEEHARPFIKLPPSDLPTHFGDLLLSKEGADITFQVGGKKLAAHRCVLAARSTVFKTQLYGGAISEGAVALAPSVVNIDGIEANVFAGLLTFIYTDGMPVFEDAMPIGFLNSDKGEKHATWLLQLLEAAEKYDLKKLKLVCEEKFANLICEKRVADVIVVAERRRCRWLKEACLEFIKTHTSLHKAFTADGLEQIIRTCSPAVLEELISSFASKDGAVCVSCIPLNISFLHSFICISCHQAQLAKLKPEMLDPRGAGRMRPRDHAGFL from the exons ATGGCTTTCGCTGGCGTGTCTCTCATCGCCGACGGCAGGCTGTGCGCCTCCACCGAGTCCGTCTTCAACTGCGGCGCCGACAGCGGGTACCACTGGCTCGTTGTCGAAGGCTACTCCCGCACCAAAGAGACAACTCCCAACGGGAAGTGGATCCAGTCTCGTCCTTTCATCGTTGGAGGCCGTCGCTGGAAGGTCCGCTACTACCCTAATGGCTATGGCGAGAATGACCAAGAGTTTATCTCGCTTTTCCTTTCCCAGGACGAATATCTCAGGAACTATGTCCAGGCTCACGTTGTCTTCAGTTTCATTGACCAACCTGAGTTGCGAGTGCCAAACCTCATCTGTCAAAGCCAACCATGTTACTTCTATTATGGCTGCAGTCTTAGTGATCAGCCAGGAAGATTTGTGACAAGggaggctttcgaaagatcaagccATCTCAAGAATGACAGCTTCGTACTACGGTGTGATGTTGTTGTCCTTGACAAGAAGGATGACGAGagcgatgaggaagaggaggaggaggaggaggaggagcatgctCGTCCGTTCATTAAATTGCCACCGTCCGACTTGCCAACCCATTTTGGCGACCTGCTCCTAAGCAAGGAAGGTGCCGACATTACATTTCAAGTTGGCGGCAAAAAGTTAGCTGCACACCGCTGTGTGCTTGCAGCCAGATCTACTGTCTTCAAGACACAACTCTATGGTGGCGCCATTAGTGAGGGCGCTGTTGCACTTGCACCAAGTGTTGTGAATATAGATGGCATTGAAGCAAATGTCTTTGCTGGCTTGCTTACTTTCATCTACACTGACGGAATGCCTGTCTTTGAGGATGCAATGCCTATTGGGTTTCTGAATAGTGACAAAGGTGAAAAGCATGCAACATGGCTGCTGCAGTTGCTTGAAGCTGCAGAGAAATATGATCTCAAAAAGTTGAAGTTGGTCTGTGAAGAGAAGTTTGCCAATCTGATATGTGAGAAGAGGGTTGCAGACGTTATTGTCGTGGCTGAGCGGAGACGGTGCCGCTGGTTGAAGGAGGCCTGCTTGGAGTTCATCAAAACTCACACCAGTTTGCACAAAGCTTTTACGGCGGATGGCCTGGAGCAGATAATCAGGACCTGCAGCCCCGCCGTTCTCGAAGAGCTCATTTCCTCATTTGCTTCCAAAGACGGTGCAG TTTGTGTGTCATGCATCCCACTAAATATATCTTTTCTGCACTCTTTCATTTGCATCAGTTGCCACCAGGCGCAGTTGGCTAAGCTGAAGCCGGAGATGCTGGATCCAAGAGGCGCAGGACGGATGAGGCCTAGAGATCATGCTGGGTTTCTCTAG